NNNNNNNNNNNNNNNNNNNNNNNNNNNNNNNNNNNNNNNNNNNNNNNNNNNNNNNNNNNNNNNNNNNNNNNNNNNNNNNNNNNNNNNNNNNNNNNNNNNNNNNNNNNNNNNNNNNNNNNNNNNNNNNNNNNNNNNNNNNNNNNNNNNNNNNNNNNNNNNNNNNNNNNNNNNNNNNNNNNNNNNNNNNNNNNNNNNNNNNNNNNNNNNNNNNNNNNNNNNNNNNNNNNNNNNNNNNNNNNNNNNNNNNNNNNNNNNNNNNNNNNNNNNNNNNNNNNNNNNNNNNNNNNNNNNNNNNNNNNNNNNNNNNNNNNNNNNNNNNNNNNNNNNNNNNNNNNNNNNNNNNNNNNNNNNNNNNNNNNNNNNNNNNNNNNNNNNNNNNNNNNNNNNNNNNNNNNNNNNNNNNNNNNNNNNNNNNNNNNNNNNNNNNNNNNNNNNNNNNNNNNNNNNNNNNNNNNNNNNNNNNNNNNNNNNNNNNNNNNNNNNNNNNNNNNNNNNNNNNNNNNNNNNNNNNNNNNNNNNNNNNNNNNNNNNNNNNNNNNNNNNNNNNNNNNNNNNNNNNNNNNNNNNNNNNNNNNNNNNNNNNNNNNNNNNNNNNNNNNNNNNNNNNNNNNNNNNNNNNNNNNNNNNNNNNNNNNNNNNNNNNNNNNNNNNNNNNNNNNNNNNNNNNNNNNNNNNNNNNNNNNNNNNNNNNNNNNNNNNNNNNNNNNNNNNNNNNNNNNNNNNNNNNNNNNNNNNNNNNNNNNNNNNNNNNNNNNNNNNNNNNNNNNNNNNNNNNNNNNNNNNNNNNNNNNNNNNNNNNNNNNNNNNNNNNNNNNNNNNNNNNNNNNNNNNNNNNNNNNNNNNNNNNNNNNNNNNNNNNNNNNNNNNNNNNNNNNNNNNNNNNNNNNNNNNNNNNNNNNNNNNNNNNNNNNNNNNNNNNNNNNNNNNNNNNNNNNNNNNNNNNNNNNNNNNNNNNNNNNNNNNNNNNNNNNNNNNNNNNNNNNNNNNNNNNNNNNNNNNNNNNNNNNNNNNNNNNNNNNNNNNNNNNNNNNNNNNNNNNNNNNNNNNNNNNNNNNNNNNNNNNNNNNNNNNNNNNNNNNNNNNNNNNNNNNNNNNNNNNNNNNNNNNNNNNNNNNNNNNNNNNNNNNNNNNNNNNNNNNNNNNNNNNNNNNNNNNNNNNNNNNNNNNNNNNNNNNNNNNNNNNNNNNNNNNNNNNNNNNNNNNNNNNNNNNNNNNNNNNNNNNNNNNNNNNNNNNNNNNNNNNNNNNNNNNNNNNNNNNNNNNNNNNNNNNNNNNNNNNNNNNNNNNNNNNNNNNNNNNNNNNNNNNNNNNNNNNNNNNNNNNNNNNNNNNNNNNNNNNNNNNNNNNNNNNNNNNNNNNNNNNNNNNNNNNNNNNNNNNNNNNNNNNNNNNNNNNNNNNNNNNNNNNNNNNNNNNNNNNNNNNNNNNNNNNNNNNNNNNNNNNNNNNNNNNNNNNNNNNNNNNNNNNNNNNNNNNNNNNNNNNNNNNNNNNNNNNNNNNNNNNNNNNNNNNNNNNNNNNNNNNNNNNNNNNNNNNNNNNNNNNNNNNNNNNNNNNNNNNNNNNNNNNNNNNNNNNNNNNNNNNNNNNNNNNNNNNNNNNNNNNNNNNNNNNNNNNNNNNNNNNNNNNNNNNNNNNNNNNNNNNNNNNNNNNNNNNNNNNNNNNNNNNNNNNNNNNNNNNNNNNNNNNNNNNNNNNNNNNNNNNNNNNNNNNNNNNNNNNNNNNNNNNNNNNNNNNNNNNNNNNNNNNNNNNNNNNNNNNNNNNNNNNNNNNNNNNNNNNNNNNNNNNNNNNNNNNNNNNNNNNNNNNNNNNNNNNNNNNNNNNNNNNNNNNNNNNNNNNNNNNNNNNNNNNNNNNNNNNNNNNNNNNNNNNNNNNNNNNNNNNNNNNNNNNNNNNNNNNNNNNNNNNNNNNNNNNNNNNNNNNNNNNNNNNNNNNNNNNNNNNNNNNNNNNNNNNNNNNNNNNNNNNNNNNNNNNNNNNNNNNNNNNNNNNNNNNNNNNNNNNNNNNNNNNNNNNNNNNNNNNNNNNNNNNNNNNNNNNNNNNNNNNNNNNNNNNNNNNNNNNNNNNNNNNNNNNNNNNNNNNNNNNNNNNNNNNNNNNNNNNNNNNNNNNNNNNNNNNNNNNNNNNNNNNNNNNNNNNNNNNNNNNNNNNNNNNNNNNNNNNNNNNNNNNNNNNNNNNNNNNNNNNNNNNNNNNNNNNNNNNNNNNNNNNNNNNNNNNNNNNNNNNNNNNNNNNNNNNNNNNNNNNNNNNNNNNNNNNNNNNNNNNNNNNNNNNNNNNNNNNNNNNNNNNNNNNNNNNNNNNNNNNNNNNNNNNNNNNNNNNNNNNNNNNNNNNNNNNNNNNNNNNNNNNNNNNNNNNNNNNNNNNNNNNNNNNNNNNNNNNNNNNNNNNNNNNNNNNNNNNNNNNNNNNNNNNNNNNNNNNNNNNNNNNNNNNNNNNNNNNNNNNNNNNNNNNNNNNNNNNNNNNNNNNNNNNNNNNNNNNNNNNNNNNNNNNNNNNNNNNNNNNNNNNNNNNNNNNNNNNNNNNNNNNNNNNNNNNNNNNNNNNNNNNNNNNNNNNNNNNNNNNNNNNNNNNNNNNNNNNNNNNNNNNNNNNNNNNNNNNNNNNNNNNNNNNNNNNNNNNNNNNNNNNNNNNNNNNNNNNNNNNNNNNNNNNNNNNNNNNNNNNNNNNNNNNNNNNNNNNNNNNNNNNNNNNNNNNNNNNNNNNNNNNNNNNNNNNNNNNNNNNNNNNNNNNNNNNNNNNNNNNNNNNNNNNNNNNNNNNNNNNNNNNNNNNNNNNNNNNNNNNNNNNNNNNNNNNNNNNNNNNNNNNNNNNNNNNNNNNNNNNNNNNNNNNNNNNNNNNNNNNNNNNNNNNNNNNNNNNNNNNNNNNNNNNNNNNNNNNNNNNNNNNNNNNNNNNNNNNNNNNNNNNNNNNNNNNNNNNNNNNNNNNNNNNNNNNNNNNNNNNNNNNNNNNNNNNNNNNNNNNNNNNNNNNNNNNNNNNNNNNNNNNNNNNNNNNNNNNNNNNNNNNNNNNNNNNNNNNNNNNNNNNNNNNNNNNNNNNNNNNNNNNNNNNNNNNNNNNNNNNNNNNNNNNNNNNNNNNNNNNNNNNNNNNNNNNNNNNNNNNNNNNNNNNNNNNNNNNNNNNNNNNNNNNNNNNNNNNNNNNNNNNNNNNNNNNNNNNNNNNNNNNNNNNNNNNNNNNNNNNNNNNNNNNNNNNNNNNNNNNNNNNNNNNNNNNNNNNNNNNNNNNNNNNNNNNNNNNNNNNNNNNNNNNNNNNNNNNNNNNNNNNNNNNNNNNNNNNNNNNNNNNNNNNNNNNNNNNNNNNNNNNNNNNNNNNNNNNNNNNNNNNNNNNNNNNNNNNNNNNNNNNNNNNNNNNNNNNNNNNNNNNNNNNNNNNNNNNNNNNNNNNNNNNNNNNNNNNNNNNNNNNNNNNNNNNNNNNNNNNNNNNNNNNNNNNNNNNNNNNNNNNNNNNNNNNNNNNNNNNNNNNNNNNNNNNNNNNNNNNNNNNNNNNNNNNNNNNNNNNNNNNNNNNNNNNNNNNNNNNNNNNNNNNNNNNNNNNNNNNNNNNNNNNNNNNNNNNNNNNNNNNNNNNNNNNNNNNNNNNNNNNNNNNNNNNNNNNNNNNNNNNNNNNNNNNNNNNNNNNNNNNNNNNNNNNNNNNNNNNNNNNNNNNNNNNNNNNNNNNNNNNNNNNNNNNNNNNNNNNNNNNNNNNNNNNNNNNNNNNNNNNNNNNNNNNNNNNNNNNNNNNNNNNNNNNNNNNNNNNNNNNNNNNNNNNNNNNNNNNNNNNNNNNNNNNNNNNNNNNNNNNNNNNNNNNNNNNNNNNNNNNNNNNNNNNNNNNNNNNNNNNNNNNNNNNNNNNNNNNNNNNNNNNNNNNNNNNNNNNNNNNNNNNNNNNNNNNNNNNNNNNNNNNNNNNNNNNNNNNNNNNNNNNNNNNNNNNNNNNNNNNNNNNNNNNNNNNNNNNNNNNNNNNNNNNNNNNNNNNNNNNNNNNNNNNNNNNNNNNNNNNNNNNNNNNNNNNNNNNNNNNNNNNNNNNNNNNNNNNNNNNNNNNNNNNNNNNNNNNNNNNNNNNNNNNNNNNNNNNNNNNNNNNNNNNNNNNNNNNNNNNNNNNNNNNNNNNNNNNNNNNNNNNNNNNNNNNNNNNNNNNNNNNNNNNNNNNNNNNNNNNNNNNNNNNNNNNNNNNNNNNNNNNNNNNNNNNNNNNNNNNNNNNNNNNNNNNNNNNNNNNNNNNNNNNNNNNNNNNNNNNNNNNNNNNNNNNNNNNNNNNNNNNNNNNNNNNNNNNNNNNNNNNNNNNNNNNNNNNNNNNNNNNNNNNNNNNNNNNNNNNNNNNNNNNNNNNNNNNNNNNNNNNNNNNNNNNNNNNNNNNNNNNNNNNNNNNNNNNNNNNNNNNNNNNNNNNNNNNNNNNNNNNNNNNNNNNNNNNNNNNNNNNNNNNNNNNNNNNNNNNNNNNNNNNNNNNNNNNNNNNNNNNNNNNNNNNNNNNNNNNNNNNNNNNNNNNNNNNNNNNNNNNNNNNNNNNNNNNNNNNNNNNNNNNNNNNNTCTTTCACTAATGGCTACCCAACATTGATAAATTAGCAACTTTTTCTGAAATCAATAACACTGATCTTATTTAACgtacaaaatttataaatgcCTATAATCATCCAAGGCGGATTGAAAAAACTTCTTAATCTtataaaccaaataaataagaattttCATTATAGTTAGTTCTATTGGGgctgataccctaaatctcgtagggtcctatagttttgtaattgtattgtataatcatcttatcttttaataaaatatgtgatgttttatttgatatttagttgcattaatctacaaaccaataaaatataattttaaaattttatctcatgtaacatataaaccataactcttttatATTAcatagtacttaatgtaaatttcatttacattaatcctctactagatgtatctcatacatcataccgatcatatgatatataatttaattacctcttgtcaatttgaacattttaaatcaacactaagaactgatcctcaacttaatCCATtgtgctaccaaggggaccttatggacctgtagctcgaagctccaacggtacatgaataaaactaattaaactctttagtcacgagatccactattcgttaacttccagacactccactaaagaccgacagctgaactctccttaccacagatatattatgtgtccatcttaaccaatcaacagtgcgacaacccttcacatatcgctcgtaaatacagctcggccaataacaaTTAtgaccctatagttacatctaactccttaagtaccactgaatcctctaatgaaataagtcataatcctactgtgactgagtcctctcttccaaagagaagttgtggtcatTATGTTAAAAACtgtggaatcagcccttaaaggagcaatctttctacttatccctgcttcgcgAAAGCAgtcaattccatcttgtgtaagtgagttcccaCAGCCTCTGACATGCATTTCGAAGATATTGAAATGGTTAACGTCAGCAATCCTGTCATTATAGACCAAGAATATTGTCCATGGAATCAATGCAACCGAAAGGCATGTATTGAAATTATTCCTCTAATTCATTTTAAACTTGGTTACTTCAagaattattctttttttcttttaaagaaaagtgCAAACTTGAGGTATAATcatatcaataatttttttggtGTGTTTTAGGTTCCATCAAAAATTAAGATCAGCAACGTCAGTTTCAAAAATATCAGAGGCACTTCTGCTACTCCGGTCGCAGTCAAACTTCTTTGCAGCAAAAGTATACCATGTGAAGGTGTAGAAGTTGCTGATATTAACCTCACTTATAATGGAAGTCGAGGACCGATTACATCTCAATGTGCTAATGTCAAGCCCACCATTTCTAGAAAGCAAAACCCACGTATATGTGCTGAACCTGCTCCTGTTGATGCTCCATCAACAGATTAATCTTTTTAACAATGGTACAAGTCAACAAAACCATATGTGAAGTTTATCATATCTCTATTTcacaatatttttgttttacttCTAACTTAATGAGAAGTTCAATCATAAATTTCTACCTTAAATGGTCAATTCTATCAATCTCAATCTTAGACCTAATTAAGTGAgtcatataatttattttaatgttttaataaatataacattagaTAAGAATTTCACTTTCACCGACACTATACTCCtaaatttgaaaagtttcaTCTAACTCTATTGAGTTTTAAAATTGTTTCCTAAAAAAAACCAAAGAGCTTTTCTCTAAGATGATGGAAATTATTGTGACTACtcatgtgtaaaaattaatttctgaTTGATGTTGTAAATGATGCGaagaatatattttcttttgttattagCAATGATATATATGGGAAGAATGATATTTAGCAACGATATTAATCTATTAGATAGTTGAAATAAAGTTGTAGATATTATAATACA
This DNA window, taken from Benincasa hispida cultivar B227 chromosome 6, ASM972705v1, whole genome shotgun sequence, encodes the following:
- the LOC120079426 gene encoding exopolygalacturonase-like, translated to MVNVSNPVIIDQEYCPWNQCNRKVPSKIKISNVSFKNIRGTSATPVAVKLLCSKSIPCEGVEVADINLTYNGSRGPITSQCANVKPTISRKQNPRICAEPAPVDAPSTD